The proteins below come from a single Bacillota bacterium genomic window:
- a CDS encoding carbohydrate ABC transporter permease — MDRVWTALRYAAIALALVFFLFPAYWIAITAFKVSAEWFTWPPIVFPTRLTLGNFLGTEGGFSGSLATAIGGIVPYLRNSAVVALGTAASSTLLGSLAAYALSRFKVGGMSLASWIISVRMLPPIAAALPVYAIFLKLQLLNTVWAVMMAHLIFTAPFATWILLSFFNEIPRELDEAAWVDGASPWTVFLRVVLPLSAPGLAAVASLSFIQSWGEFLMALVLTSSSDAQTLPLFLGRYITGWRIAWGPLAGAGLVTMVPVVAFSLVMQRYLIRGLTFGAVKY; from the coding sequence GTGGACAGGGTGTGGACGGCGTTACGGTATGCGGCGATCGCGCTGGCCCTCGTCTTTTTCCTCTTCCCGGCTTACTGGATCGCCATCACCGCTTTCAAGGTGAGCGCCGAGTGGTTCACGTGGCCCCCCATCGTCTTCCCAACCCGGCTGACCCTGGGCAACTTCCTCGGGACCGAGGGGGGCTTTTCCGGAAGCCTTGCCACCGCCATCGGGGGCATCGTGCCGTACCTTCGCAACAGCGCCGTGGTGGCGCTTGGCACGGCCGCCTCGTCGACGCTTCTCGGCAGCCTCGCGGCGTACGCGCTCTCCCGGTTCAAAGTAGGGGGCATGAGCCTGGCCTCCTGGATCATTTCGGTGCGGATGCTGCCTCCGATCGCCGCGGCGCTGCCCGTGTACGCAATCTTCCTCAAACTGCAGCTGCTCAACACGGTCTGGGCCGTGATGATGGCGCACCTGATTTTCACCGCTCCCTTTGCGACCTGGATCCTGCTGAGCTTCTTCAACGAAATCCCGCGGGAGCTCGACGAGGCAGCGTGGGTGGACGGGGCTTCGCCGTGGACGGTCTTCCTGCGGGTGGTGCTGCCCTTGTCGGCGCCCGGCCTGGCGGCGGTGGCGTCTCTCTCGTTCATCCAGAGCTGGGGAGAGTTCCTCATGGCGCTGGTGTTGACCAGCTCCTCCGACGCCCAGACGCTGCCGCTGTTCCTGGGGCGCTACATCACGGGCTGGCGCATCGCCTGGGGCCCCCTGGCAGGCGCCGGGCTTGTGACCATGGTGCCGGTCGTGGCCTTCTCGCTGGTGATGCAGCGGTACCTGATCCGCGGCCTGACATTTGGCGCTGTGAAGTACTGA